The Rubricoccus marinus nucleotide sequence GAGCCCACGAGCGCGTGCGAGCCGAACGTCTCGCCGATCTGGAACAGGTCGCGGTCGGGAAGCTCCTCGTGCAACCGCTGGGTAAGGCGGCGCCAGAACAGGCTCGGAATGTGCTTTACGGCGTCGTGGCGGAAGCCGTCGGCGCCAGAGGCTTGGAGCCACCAGACCGCGTCGGAGGTCATCTGCTCCACGGCCTCTGGCGAGGCGGAGTAGTCGAAACTGGGGAGGTAGGGCTCGAACCACGTCGTGAGGCGGTAGTCGTCCCAGCGGCGGAGGTTGAGCGAGCCGTCCGGCAGTTCCAGCGTGCCGAACCAGTCGCGGTTCTCCCGGAAGTACGGGTGGTCTTCGTGCGTGTGGTTCGCCACGAAGTCCAGGAGCACGCGGAGCCCCTGCGCGTGCGCCTCATCCACGACCTCGCGCAAGAGGCCGATGTCGCCCAGGTGCTCGTCAACCTTGCGCGGCGCGATGGGCCAGTAGCCGTGGTAGCCGGTGTAGCGCCGGTGCGGCGGCGGAAACTCGACCTCGGAATGGTTCGGGTTGTCGTAGACCGGCGAGATCCAGAGCGCGGTCACGCCGAGGTCGCGGAAGTAGCCCTCGCGGAGCTTCTGGCGCAGCCCGGCCAGGTCGCCGCCGTGGTACTGCGCGGGCGCGAGAACGCTGTCGGGGTCGACCCGCGCGTCGTTGGTCGGGTCGCCGTTGGCGAAGCGGTCCAGGACGACCTGGTAGATGATCTGGTCGTGCCACGTCTCGGTCTCGCCAGAGGCCTCTGGCGCGCGGCCTTCCGCCTGCGCGTTCGCCAGAGGCAGGCCGTTGTAGAGCAGGACCTCGCGCCAGTCCGAGGCCACGCCGCCCGCGCTCGCGGCCACGCGGAGGACGCGGTGGCCGGTGAGGTCCGGCATCCCCGGCAACGGCCGCAGGCCGATCAGGAACTCCGTCCCGTGTACTTCCATGGCCTCGTCGGGAATCCGCACGTTGCCGATCAGCGCGACCACGTCCTCGGGCTCCAGGTCCACCTCCATCGGCGCGCCCTCGCGGTCCGTGCGGAGGGCCTCGAACTCGATCTGGTCCTCGGTAAACGGCGGGAGGAGGCGGAGCCCCAGCCGGCCCTCACCGGGCGGCTCCACGACGAGGATGTTGTTGAAGTCGCCGAACGGGTTGGGCGCCGTCTCCGCGTTCGCGGGGTCCAGGACCTCGGCGCCGTCCACGGTCAGCTTGTACTCGTAGCGGCCGGGCGCGACGGGCCGCGTGCGCGCAAGCGTGCCGTCGCCGCGGTCCTCCAACGGGTCGGCCGTCCGGCTCCAGTCGTTGAAGCCGCCGATGACGAACACCTCGGGCGCGCCAGAGGCCGCAGTCACGTCGGGCGTAAACGCGAACGTCACCTCGGGCTCCACGGAAACGTTCACGGGCAGCGCGAGGGCGGCGCCTCTGGCGACGTAGGGAACGGCGGCGACGCCGCTGAACCCGTCGCGCGCGCGGACGACGAAGCGGTCACCCAAGCTCTCGACGGAGACATCGGCGTGCGACTCGAACACCGGGCGCACGTCGGCGCCCATCCAGTCCTGCACGAGCAGCGTATCCGCCCGCCCGGCCACCACGCGCACGACCGGTACGGGCTCCGCCAGCGGGTCGCCCGGCGCGTCGGTCACCGCGTCAGCGAGGGCCGCCGTGGAATCGGCGGGCGGGGTCGCGCAAGCCGCGAGAAGGATCAGGGCGGCGAGGCTCGCCAGAGGCAGGAACGGGCGCATGGGGTGGGGGCGGTCTAGCGAAAGCTAGAGCCTCTGGCGCCAGAGGCGGTTAGTGGTTCCGCAGCGCCTCGATCAGCTCCGCCTTGTTCATGTCCGAACGCCCGCGGATGCCGACCTCTTGCGCGCGGCTGTAGAGTTCGTCCTTGGCCCACTGCTCGTAGGGCGGCTCGTGGCCACCTTTTTCTGAGGGGTGCTGGTCCGGGTTGGCCTGCGCGTTCGCGATGCGGGCCGCTTTTTCCTTGGAAGCGCCGTCGGCGCGGAGGGCCTCGTACGTCTCGTCGTCTTTGATCTGGGGTCCGTGGTCTGCCATAGCCATGAGGAGCGAAGGGGGACCGATACCCGCTCCGCCCTGCCACTGTGCCTCCACAGCAGCGGATTCGGGGAATCCCTCACGCGAGCCTCTGGCGCCAGAGGCCCCGCCACCGGCGCTACACGTCGGACTGCGCGTAGAAGATGGCCGCGAGAAAGCGCGGCACGTAGTCACGCGTCTCGCGCGGCAGGCGGCTGCGAATCTCCCAGAAGGTGGGCGGGCGGCCCTGGGCGCGTTCGAACTGTCGCACAAAGCCCTGCACGCGGCCGGGCCCGGAGTTGTACGCCGCGATGGCCAGAAGCCAGTCGCCGTCGAACATGCGGTGCAAGCGCTCCAAGTACTGGACCGCGATGCGGGTCGCCACCTTGGGATCGTGGACGGCCATTGAGTCCGCGCCGAAGTCCCCGGCCGTTTCTGGCATGATCTGCCAGAGGCCTCTGGCGCCGGCGTGGCTCACCGCCAGCGGGTCCATCGAGCTCTCGATCAGCGCGAGATACTTGAGCTCTTGCGGCAGGCCGCGGCGCGCCAGCGCCGTCTCGATCATCGGGAAGTACGCGCGGCGGCGCTTGCCCGAGGTGTTGAACAGGCGCCCCACCCGGACCGCCTCCGCCAGCACGTAGTCCATGCCCTCGGGCGAGACCACGAAGTGCCCGGCGGCGGTGATCCCGAGCGCGGACTCGAACTCCGCCAGAGGCTCGGGCAGCGGCAGCACCTTGTGCCCCTCGGCCACGCGGAAGTCGAACATCAGGTCGTCCCGCTCGGCGAGGTCCTTGTGGCCGCTCGCGATGCGCGTGTCGAAAAACGTCG carries:
- a CDS encoding DUF7218 family protein, producing MADHGPQIKDDETYEALRADGASKEKAARIANAQANPDQHPSEKGGHEPPYEQWAKDELYSRAQEVGIRGRSDMNKAELIEALRNH
- a CDS encoding alpha-amylase family glycosyl hydrolase, with the translated sequence MRPFLPLASLAALILLAACATPPADSTAALADAVTDAPGDPLAEPVPVVRVVAGRADTLLVQDWMGADVRPVFESHADVSVESLGDRFVVRARDGFSGVAAVPYVARGAALALPVNVSVEPEVTFAFTPDVTAASGAPEVFVIGGFNDWSRTADPLEDRGDGTLARTRPVAPGRYEYKLTVDGAEVLDPANAETAPNPFGDFNNILVVEPPGEGRLGLRLLPPFTEDQIEFEALRTDREGAPMEVDLEPEDVVALIGNVRIPDEAMEVHGTEFLIGLRPLPGMPDLTGHRVLRVAASAGGVASDWREVLLYNGLPLANAQAEGRAPEASGETETWHDQIIYQVVLDRFANGDPTNDARVDPDSVLAPAQYHGGDLAGLRQKLREGYFRDLGVTALWISPVYDNPNHSEVEFPPPHRRYTGYHGYWPIAPRKVDEHLGDIGLLREVVDEAHAQGLRVLLDFVANHTHEDHPYFRENRDWFGTLELPDGSLNLRRWDDYRLTTWFEPYLPSFDYSASPEAVEQMTSDAVWWLQASGADGFRHDAVKHIPSLFWRRLTQRLHEELPDRDLFQIGETFGSHALVGSYVRPGQLDAQFEFNQYDAAISGLARGGSLAALAGAVEEGLRQYGPLHLMGNLLNSHDKTRFLAILENDTPPEADAVQIGFDNPPVRDQAGSLARLELGLAYVLTVPGVPVLYYGDEIGMTGAADPDNRRDMRWGADVTPEERAHRARVSQLARLRQRLPALRHGTYETMQASETLWVFRRDSPGQTVVVALNTGAEPVRFTAPPEANPASSGWGGARDAFDEPARVASDDGGLRFTVPAGGYRVLVR